In a single window of the Synechococcus sp. MW101C3 genome:
- the bchI gene encoding magnesium chelatase ATPase subunit I, which yields MSQTRKRRVFPFTAIVGQEEMKLALLLNVIDPRIGGVMIMGDRGTGKSTTIRALADLLPAIPVVAGDPYNSSPTDPDLQSSEVRARAESGETLPVEPRQVPMVDLPLGATEDRLCGTIDIEKALSEGIRAFEPGLLAKANRGLLYVDEVNLLDDHLVDVLLDSAASGWNTVEREGVSVRHPARFVLIGSGNPEEGELRPQLLDRFGMSVEVRTVRDPELRVQVVDQRTGFDADPEAFSAQVQDVQEALQARVVEAQNRLPSVVIDDDLRVRISAVCGELDVDGLRGDIVTNRAARALAAFEHRNEVTDDDVARVVACCLRHRLRKDPLEQIDTGDRVIKVFCKVFERPEPSDRNGFELALAA from the coding sequence GTGAGTCAGACCCGCAAGCGCAGGGTGTTCCCCTTCACCGCCATCGTCGGCCAGGAGGAGATGAAGCTCGCCCTGCTGCTGAACGTGATCGATCCCCGCATCGGCGGCGTGATGATCATGGGCGACCGGGGCACGGGCAAGTCGACCACCATCCGCGCTCTGGCCGATCTGCTGCCAGCCATCCCGGTGGTGGCCGGCGACCCCTACAACAGCTCTCCCACCGACCCCGACCTGCAGAGCAGCGAGGTGCGCGCGCGGGCCGAATCCGGCGAGACCCTGCCGGTGGAACCTCGCCAGGTGCCGATGGTGGACCTGCCGCTGGGTGCCACCGAAGACCGTCTCTGCGGCACGATCGACATCGAGAAAGCCCTCAGCGAGGGCATCCGGGCGTTTGAGCCGGGCCTGCTGGCCAAGGCCAACCGCGGTCTGCTCTACGTCGATGAGGTGAACCTGCTCGACGACCACCTGGTGGACGTGCTGCTCGACTCGGCCGCCTCGGGCTGGAACACGGTGGAACGGGAAGGCGTGAGCGTGCGGCACCCGGCGCGTTTCGTGCTGATCGGCTCCGGCAACCCGGAGGAAGGGGAGCTGCGGCCCCAGCTGCTCGATCGCTTCGGCATGAGCGTGGAGGTGCGCACCGTGCGCGATCCCGAGCTACGCGTGCAGGTGGTCGACCAACGCACCGGCTTTGATGCCGACCCCGAGGCCTTCAGTGCCCAGGTGCAGGACGTTCAGGAGGCCCTGCAGGCCAGGGTGGTGGAGGCCCAGAACCGGTTGCCGTCGGTGGTGATCGACGACGACCTGCGGGTGCGCATCTCGGCGGTGTGCGGCGAACTGGATGTGGATGGTCTGCGCGGCGACATCGTCACCAACCGGGCGGCCCGGGCCCTGGCCGCCTTTGAGCACCGCAACGAGGTCACCGACGACGATGTGGCCCGGGTGGTGGCCTGCTGCCTGCGCCATCGCCTGCGCAAGGATCCACTGGAGCAGATCGACACAGGCGATCGGGTGATCAAGGTGTTCTGCAAGGTGTTTGAGCGGCCTGAGCCAAGCGACCGCAACGGTTTCGAACTGGCCCTGGCGGCCTGA
- a CDS encoding LOG family protein, producing MSQPASAATPDPRPSLSTAAEPSVGSTPPPFSVGQPEAERAWEHQAPELSNHPQRLLIDRSIATLMRIAGSGADGEDWGLISGTLQDIQQALQMFDQHRRTRKVTVFGSARTAPGTPCYRLSEALAGRAIAAGFDVITGAGAGVMEAANRGAGSEHGFGLNVQLPFEQQPNPYIAGRSDRLVDFRYFFTRKLFFLRECDALVVLPGGFGTLDELFESLTLIQTGRIAPIPVVLLAPPGDPFWTNWQHTVRHDLIDRGLVSEADAALFCEASSAAEAMAQICRFYRVFHTARLVDDRLELLLHAPLTPAQLAVLNQRFADLLDSGQIEHDEVCDLSDQLRPSLRFDFNDRKVGRLYQLIEHLNGLDIQGAPEPHHPEQRRCTFTS from the coding sequence TTGTCGCAGCCTGCCTCCGCCGCCACGCCGGATCCACGTCCTTCGCTCTCCACGGCGGCGGAACCCTCAGTCGGCTCCACTCCGCCGCCCTTTAGTGTCGGCCAGCCAGAGGCAGAGAGAGCGTGGGAGCATCAAGCCCCAGAGCTCAGCAACCACCCCCAGCGGCTGCTGATCGATCGGTCGATCGCCACCTTGATGCGGATCGCCGGTAGCGGCGCCGATGGGGAAGATTGGGGGCTGATCAGTGGCACGCTTCAGGACATCCAGCAGGCGCTGCAGATGTTCGACCAGCACCGGCGCACCCGCAAGGTCACGGTCTTCGGCTCAGCCCGCACCGCCCCGGGCACCCCTTGCTACAGGCTCAGCGAAGCATTGGCCGGCCGTGCCATCGCGGCAGGTTTCGATGTGATCACCGGCGCTGGTGCCGGTGTGATGGAGGCGGCCAATCGTGGTGCCGGCAGCGAGCACGGTTTCGGCCTGAACGTGCAGTTGCCGTTCGAGCAGCAGCCCAATCCCTACATCGCCGGTCGTAGCGATCGCCTGGTCGACTTCCGCTACTTCTTCACCCGCAAGCTTTTCTTCCTGCGCGAGTGCGATGCGCTGGTGGTGCTGCCGGGAGGTTTCGGCACGCTTGATGAATTGTTCGAGTCGCTGACGCTCATCCAGACCGGCCGCATTGCTCCGATTCCCGTGGTGCTGCTGGCCCCTCCCGGTGATCCCTTCTGGACCAACTGGCAGCACACGGTCCGCCACGACCTGATCGATCGTGGGCTGGTGAGTGAGGCGGATGCTGCCCTCTTCTGCGAAGCCAGCAGCGCCGCCGAGGCGATGGCGCAGATTTGCCGTTTCTACCGCGTGTTTCATACAGCCAGGCTGGTGGATGATCGCCTTGAGCTGCTGCTGCACGCCCCGCTCACGCCTGCGCAGCTGGCCGTGCTGAACCAGCGTTTCGCCGATCTGCTGGACAGCGGGCAGATCGAGCACGATGAAGTCTGCGATCTTTCCGATCAGCTCCGCCCTTCGCTGCGCTTCGATTTCAACGACCGCAAGGTGGGCCGGCTCTATCAGCTGATCGAGCATCTCAACGGTCTCGACATTCAGGGCGCGCCGGAACCGCACCACCCAGAACAACGTCGCTGTACCTTCACTTCCTGA
- a CDS encoding DUF3370 domain-containing protein yields the protein MNPQAPRNRRCRWLSSLLPAVAGGLLALGASGGAAAADPLTTLAVTPAAKPAANPAAAAGPTKPAAAPAPAPAPAAAPTTVLRPQQVRPLPGKLDQVPLINDNNPELITAPGILLSTFDGAATLGGQPLGVPAAHLNRPLKGRFDLFSHHVYAGRPETVDSTLWLGVVAAPSGPRPVRLQLISGSTALSQATDPKQADAPFLPLPALVPHDGTSAFSGPGSRVAAELLQQRRSPEIPAQWQLPAGELTTLVAVPIPVRGLDPLLNGRNLQLRLVSDGPVQVATLAAFGGDQPPSDATWLELLRGGLSPKEHQPTPRGAKGRIIYSRVSGVQLGSRWTGTLTDPGSPVLSVRSAPVSWPIAGLELGTLGTGQVQTAELDPFYPGTAWAAHGNYGVEYDLRLPLRNDSDQPSVLSLALESPRKTDKPLGGLSFNATEARPVMFRGTVEVSGLDDPQGRRMGRRWFHLVQRQGQQGPELGRVRLQPGERRELRVRLVYPADATPPQVLTLLPVPAAPAETSAVKQSEPVPSCRP from the coding sequence ATGAATCCGCAAGCTCCCCGCAACCGCCGCTGTCGGTGGCTGAGCTCCCTGCTGCCAGCTGTTGCCGGTGGCCTCCTGGCGCTGGGCGCGAGTGGCGGGGCCGCCGCCGCCGATCCGCTGACCACTCTGGCGGTCACTCCCGCGGCCAAGCCGGCAGCGAATCCAGCGGCCGCTGCGGGGCCCACCAAGCCAGCTGCGGCGCCTGCCCCTGCTCCCGCCCCCGCTGCGGCTCCCACCACCGTGCTGCGGCCCCAGCAGGTGCGGCCGCTGCCCGGAAAGCTGGATCAGGTGCCGTTGATCAATGACAACAACCCCGAGCTGATCACGGCGCCCGGCATCCTGCTCTCCACCTTCGATGGGGCCGCCACCCTGGGCGGGCAGCCTCTCGGTGTGCCGGCGGCTCACCTCAACCGTCCCCTGAAGGGCCGCTTCGACCTGTTCAGCCACCACGTCTACGCAGGGCGGCCCGAAACCGTGGATTCCACCCTCTGGCTGGGGGTGGTGGCGGCACCCAGCGGCCCGCGGCCGGTGCGGCTGCAGTTGATCAGCGGTTCCACGGCGCTGTCGCAGGCCACCGACCCGAAGCAGGCGGACGCCCCCTTCCTGCCCCTGCCGGCTCTGGTTCCCCACGACGGCACCTCCGCGTTTTCCGGCCCGGGCAGCCGGGTGGCGGCTGAACTGCTGCAGCAGCGCCGCAGCCCTGAGATTCCGGCCCAATGGCAGCTGCCGGCCGGAGAACTCACCACCCTGGTGGCAGTGCCGATCCCGGTGCGCGGCCTCGACCCCCTGCTCAACGGCCGCAACCTGCAGCTGCGGCTGGTGAGCGACGGGCCGGTGCAGGTCGCCACCCTGGCCGCCTTCGGCGGTGACCAGCCCCCATCGGACGCCACCTGGCTGGAGCTGTTGCGGGGCGGGCTCAGCCCCAAGGAGCACCAGCCCACTCCGCGCGGCGCCAAGGGGCGGATCATCTATTCACGGGTCAGTGGCGTGCAGCTGGGCAGCCGTTGGACCGGCACGCTCACCGATCCCGGCAGCCCGGTGCTGTCGGTGCGCAGCGCCCCGGTGTCGTGGCCGATCGCCGGGCTGGAGCTGGGCACCCTTGGCACCGGCCAGGTGCAGACCGCCGAGCTCGATCCCTTCTATCCCGGCACTGCCTGGGCCGCCCACGGCAACTACGGCGTCGAGTACGACCTGCGCCTGCCGCTGCGGAACGACAGCGACCAGCCGAGCGTGCTTTCGCTGGCGCTGGAGTCGCCCCGCAAGACGGACAAGCCGCTGGGGGGGTTGAGCTTCAACGCCACCGAGGCCCGGCCGGTGATGTTCCGCGGCACCGTGGAGGTGAGTGGCCTCGACGATCCTCAGGGCCGGCGGATGGGCCGGCGCTGGTTCCACCTGGTGCAGCGCCAGGGGCAGCAGGGGCCTGAGCTGGGCCGCGTTCGGCTCCAACCTGGAGAGCGGCGGGAGCTGCGCGTGCGCTTGGTCTACCCGGCTGATGCCACCCCACCCCAGGTGCTCACCCTGCTGCCGGTGCCCGCCGCTCCGGCGGAAACCTCAGCTGTGAAACAATCCGAACCCGTGCCGAGCTGTCGTCCGTGA
- a CDS encoding cytochrome c, translating into MTGDLTPTTAPEGAAEATFRRQGLITAMALMAAAACALLALGLLPSIQGDPYTRQTLDLVGSADRGSRLFLINCAGCHGIAGQGLVGPSLHGVTQRKNDRRLVQQVVSGRTPPMPRFQPDPQAMADLIAHLHALA; encoded by the coding sequence TTGACAGGTGATCTGACCCCGACAACGGCTCCTGAGGGGGCAGCGGAGGCCACCTTTCGCCGTCAGGGTCTGATCACAGCGATGGCGCTGATGGCGGCTGCTGCCTGCGCGCTGCTGGCCCTGGGGCTGCTCCCCTCCATCCAGGGCGACCCCTACACCCGCCAGACCCTGGATCTGGTCGGCTCGGCCGATCGCGGCAGCCGGCTGTTCCTGATCAACTGCGCCGGTTGTCATGGCATTGCCGGCCAGGGGCTGGTGGGCCCGAGCCTGCATGGCGTCACCCAGCGCAAGAACGACCGCCGGCTCGTGCAGCAGGTGGTGAGCGGCCGCACTCCGCCCATGCCCCGTTTTCAGCCTGATCCCCAGGCCATGGCCGACCTGATCGCCCATCTCCACGCACTGGCGTGA
- the rsmD gene encoding 16S rRNA (guanine(966)-N(2))-methyltransferase RsmD produces MTLRISGGRRLISPAGLAARPTTSRVRLAVMNLLSARLEGARWLDLCCGSGVMSCEALQRGVAAVVAVDQDRAMAATARTNLETVRAGLRRPVTVEVLCRPLPRWLEGGGACRTAGGPFDLIYVDPPYGAGLHQPIAAAVLQHGWMAAGGLLVWECGSGRVPEAPPGWELSQQRRYGSSEVVVLRPLSQQESPAESSMEQGPAERL; encoded by the coding sequence ATGACCCTGCGGATCAGTGGCGGCCGCCGGCTGATCAGCCCAGCGGGCTTGGCGGCCAGACCCACCACCTCGCGGGTGCGGCTGGCGGTGATGAATCTGCTCAGCGCCAGGCTGGAGGGGGCGCGCTGGCTCGATCTCTGCTGCGGCAGTGGGGTGATGAGCTGCGAGGCGCTGCAGCGCGGTGTGGCGGCGGTGGTGGCGGTGGATCAGGACCGGGCGATGGCGGCCACGGCCCGGACCAACCTGGAAACGGTGCGTGCGGGGCTGAGGCGGCCGGTGACGGTGGAGGTGCTCTGCCGGCCGTTGCCGCGCTGGCTGGAGGGTGGTGGCGCCTGCCGTACGGCTGGCGGGCCGTTCGATCTGATCTATGTGGATCCGCCCTACGGCGCGGGGCTGCACCAGCCGATCGCGGCAGCCGTGCTTCAGCACGGTTGGATGGCCGCTGGCGGGTTGTTGGTCTGGGAGTGCGGTAGCGGCCGTGTGCCTGAAGCACCGCCCGGCTGGGAGCTGAGCCAGCAACGCCGCTACGGCAGCTCGGAAGTGGTGGTGCTGAGGCCCCTTAGCCAGCAAGAGAGCCCCGCAGAATCCTCAATGGAACAGGGTCCAGCGGAGCGCCTTTGA
- the petG gene encoding cytochrome b6-f complex subunit V: MIEPLLCGIVLGLIPVTLLGLFVAAWNQYRRGSALGG; this comes from the coding sequence ATGATCGAACCCCTGCTCTGCGGCATCGTGCTGGGCCTGATTCCCGTCACCCTGTTGGGGTTGTTCGTGGCGGCCTGGAACCAGTACCGCCGTGGCAGCGCCCTCGGCGGCTGA
- a CDS encoding CAAD domain-containing protein, producing MTEPSASSNAPFLPGEQPSAHEPVGEVAAPMPTSGEHGVADPADLPPADPAAVVGADADAAPMWHSAPEPMLQPEPLTQPVAAVEAEVSPLLPTGAPVDSEVGSQPAPVDASLAADPVNAAAFAAAPTGAGGQASAEPPATPAELLPEPTPVPTPEPAVAATVHVPAAPDTAEGGGEWDLLLAKLREWIGSGRLQQMLVQYQGPLRAVALALALVLVLRLYGAVIGAIDSLPLLPGLLELAGVIWLSRFAATRLVRSSDRQELIASLEQRWRAFRGNN from the coding sequence ATGACCGAGCCTTCCGCTTCCTCCAACGCGCCGTTCCTTCCCGGTGAGCAACCGTCGGCGCACGAGCCCGTCGGGGAGGTCGCCGCTCCCATGCCCACCAGCGGGGAGCACGGCGTTGCCGACCCCGCTGATCTGCCCCCAGCCGACCCCGCCGCTGTCGTTGGCGCGGATGCTGATGCCGCGCCCATGTGGCACTCGGCCCCGGAGCCGATGCTGCAGCCTGAACCGCTGACCCAGCCTGTGGCGGCAGTGGAAGCTGAAGTCTCTCCTCTCCTGCCCACGGGCGCGCCCGTGGATTCGGAGGTTGGCTCCCAGCCGGCTCCGGTTGATGCGTCGCTAGCTGCAGACCCGGTGAACGCTGCCGCGTTTGCTGCAGCACCTACTGGAGCAGGTGGCCAAGCCTCTGCCGAACCGCCTGCCACGCCCGCCGAGCTCCTGCCGGAGCCCACACCAGTCCCCACCCCTGAACCCGCTGTGGCGGCCACCGTGCATGTGCCGGCCGCACCGGACACCGCTGAGGGCGGTGGCGAATGGGACCTGCTGCTGGCCAAGCTGCGCGAATGGATCGGCAGCGGACGCCTCCAGCAGATGCTGGTGCAGTACCAGGGGCCCTTGCGTGCGGTTGCTCTGGCGCTTGCCCTGGTGCTGGTGCTGCGCCTCTACGGCGCCGTGATCGGCGCGATCGACAGCCTGCCCCTGCTGCCGGGTCTGCTGGAGCTGGCCGGGGTGATCTGGCTGAGCCGCTTTGCGGCCACCCGCCTGGTGCGCAGCAGCGACCGTCAGGAACTGATCGCGTCGCTGGAGCAGCGTTGGCGGGCATTCCGCGGCAACAACTGA
- a CDS encoding serine hydrolase, producing the protein MRSGRPPRSGSTGWFQPLALVLRLLVMGVGLGVITGTVLKQLAPRMAQGAMDTPRMGAATTPVSPLQQGIPLGSFEPRKELTALSARWKALAAAQKDLKVGGFLLVLDDGRFAQLNPDTPLPAASSIKTPILLAALEDLDRGKLRWGEPLPLTKEVVGGGAGWMANRPLGTRFPFYEAATEMIRVSDNSATNLLIKRVGGKLAINARFQALGLPATVVNNWLPDLEGTNTTSPHDLARSIALVDTGAKLSPRARDHFRTILGTSRTNTLLPAGVLKGIGGDSSDPDSELLARGITVLNKTGDIGIAYSDAGLIELPNGQRAVAAFMVKGPFNDPRSTDLIRAMAAAMSETLIGRSPAPTPR; encoded by the coding sequence GTGCGCTCGGGCCGCCCCCCCCGATCCGGATCTACCGGCTGGTTCCAGCCCCTGGCTCTGGTGCTGCGATTGCTGGTGATGGGCGTCGGTCTCGGCGTCATCACCGGCACGGTGCTGAAACAGCTCGCCCCCCGGATGGCCCAGGGAGCGATGGACACGCCGCGCATGGGAGCTGCCACCACGCCGGTGTCGCCCCTGCAGCAGGGCATCCCGCTGGGCAGTTTTGAACCGCGCAAGGAGCTCACGGCTCTCAGCGCCCGCTGGAAGGCCCTGGCGGCGGCCCAGAAGGATCTAAAGGTGGGAGGGTTCCTGCTGGTGCTTGATGACGGCCGCTTCGCCCAGCTGAATCCCGACACGCCTCTGCCTGCCGCCAGCTCGATCAAGACCCCGATCCTGCTGGCGGCGCTTGAGGACCTCGACCGCGGCAAGTTGCGCTGGGGCGAACCCCTGCCACTCACCAAGGAGGTGGTGGGCGGTGGTGCCGGCTGGATGGCCAATCGTCCGCTCGGCACCCGTTTCCCCTTCTACGAAGCGGCCACCGAGATGATCCGCGTCAGCGATAACAGCGCCACCAACCTGCTGATCAAACGGGTGGGCGGGAAGCTGGCCATCAATGCCCGCTTCCAGGCGCTGGGCCTTCCTGCCACCGTGGTGAACAACTGGCTTCCCGATCTGGAGGGCACCAACACCACGAGCCCCCACGACCTCGCCCGTTCCATCGCCCTGGTGGATACCGGTGCCAAGCTCAGTCCACGGGCACGGGATCACTTCCGCACGATTCTGGGCACCTCCCGCACCAATACCCTCCTGCCCGCCGGGGTGCTCAAGGGGATCGGTGGCGATTCCAGCGACCCCGACAGCGAACTGCTCGCCCGCGGCATCACCGTGCTCAACAAGACCGGCGACATCGGCATCGCCTACTCCGATGCCGGACTGATCGAACTCCCCAACGGTCAGCGGGCCGTGGCGGCCTTCATGGTCAAGGGCCCTTTCAACGATCCCCGCTCCACCGATCTGATCCGGGCGATGGCCGCGGCCATGAGCGAAACCCTGATCGGCCGTTCCCCTGCTCCCACCCCGCGATGA
- a CDS encoding GuaB3 family IMP dehydrogenase-related protein, with product MTIQLGGKRTVRRAYGIDEIALVPGGRTVDPEVTDSRWSLGGIDREIPIIASAMDGVVDVAMAVELSRLGSLGVLNLEGVQTRYEDPNPALDRIAAVGKEDFVPLMQELYSQPVQEELIRRRIAEIREQGGIAAVSATPAAALRFGKAVAEAGADLFFVQATVVSTEHIGPEGRERLDLATLCRDMGVPVVIGNCVTYDVALELMRAGAAGVLVGIGPGAACTSRGVLGVGIPQATAVADCAAARDDYERETGRRVPVIADGGIVTGGDICKCIACGADAVMIGSPIARAAEAPGRGFHWGMATPSPVLPRGTRISVGTTGSLEKILRGPASLDDGTQNLLGALKTSMGTLGARTLREMQQVEVVVAPSLLTEGKVYQKAQQLGMGK from the coding sequence GTGACCATTCAGTTAGGCGGGAAGCGCACCGTCCGTCGTGCCTACGGGATCGACGAGATCGCTCTGGTTCCCGGAGGTCGCACGGTCGACCCGGAGGTCACCGACAGCCGCTGGAGCCTCGGAGGCATCGACCGCGAGATTCCGATCATCGCCAGCGCGATGGACGGGGTGGTGGATGTGGCGATGGCCGTTGAGCTCTCCCGCCTCGGCTCACTGGGGGTGCTCAACCTCGAAGGCGTCCAGACCCGCTACGAAGACCCCAACCCTGCGCTCGACCGCATTGCGGCGGTGGGCAAAGAGGATTTCGTTCCCCTGATGCAGGAGCTGTACAGCCAGCCCGTGCAGGAAGAGTTGATCCGTCGGCGCATCGCCGAGATCCGCGAACAGGGCGGTATCGCCGCAGTCAGTGCCACCCCTGCGGCAGCGCTGCGCTTCGGCAAGGCTGTGGCGGAAGCCGGTGCTGATCTCTTCTTCGTGCAGGCCACGGTGGTGTCCACCGAGCACATCGGCCCGGAGGGCCGCGAGCGGCTCGATCTCGCCACCCTCTGCCGCGACATGGGCGTGCCGGTGGTGATCGGCAACTGCGTCACCTACGACGTGGCCCTGGAGCTGATGCGCGCCGGTGCCGCCGGGGTGCTGGTGGGCATCGGCCCCGGTGCCGCCTGCACCTCCCGCGGGGTGCTCGGTGTGGGCATCCCCCAGGCCACCGCTGTCGCCGACTGCGCCGCTGCCCGCGACGATTACGAGCGGGAAACCGGCCGCCGTGTGCCGGTGATCGCCGACGGCGGCATCGTCACGGGCGGCGACATCTGCAAGTGCATCGCCTGCGGAGCCGATGCCGTGATGATCGGCTCGCCGATCGCGAGGGCGGCCGAAGCACCGGGTCGCGGCTTCCATTGGGGCATGGCCACACCGAGCCCGGTGCTGCCCCGCGGCACCCGCATCAGCGTCGGCACCACGGGCAGCCTCGAGAAGATCCTGCGTGGCCCCGCCAGCCTCGATGACGGCACCCAGAATCTGCTGGGCGCGCTCAAGACATCGATGGGCACCCTGGGCGCCCGCACCCTGCGTGAGATGCAGCAGGTGGAGGTGGTGGTCGCCCCTTCCCTGCTCACCGAAGGCAAGGTGTACCAGAAGGCCCAGCAGCTGGGCATGGGCAAGTAG
- the trxA gene encoding thioredoxin — protein MSSATAVTDASFELDVLKSDVPVLVDFWAPWCGPCRMVAPIVDEIAKEFEGRIKVFKLNTDENPNVASQYGIRSIPTLMVFKGGVKVDTVVGAVPKNTLSGTITKYL, from the coding sequence ATGTCCAGCGCCACTGCCGTCACCGACGCCTCTTTTGAGCTGGATGTGCTCAAGAGTGATGTGCCCGTGCTGGTGGACTTCTGGGCTCCCTGGTGTGGTCCCTGCCGCATGGTCGCCCCGATCGTCGATGAAATCGCCAAGGAATTCGAGGGCCGTATCAAGGTCTTCAAGCTCAACACCGACGAAAACCCCAACGTCGCCAGCCAGTACGGCATTCGCAGCATTCCCACCCTGATGGTCTTCAAGGGTGGTGTGAAAGTCGACACCGTCGTTGGTGCCGTGCCGAAGAACACCCTCTCCGGCACCATCACCAAATACCTCTGA
- a CDS encoding RNA methyltransferase — protein MTAPAPAPCPPVVVLVEPAGPLNVGSAARLCANFGIVELRLVAPRCDHLGDEARRMAVHAQPLLERAVVFPALAAAIADCRRVVAASGRPEAAPVAVVDPPEAFAWLAAGDGEGDGDGASSAARGPGGSRGPDSPGRPHSPADAPGPATVPKVAALVFGREDRGLSNDELLQAGRVLRIAADPGYSSLNLSHALAIVLHEWHRFHARPPGPGPGPITVLPTPARRADLEAALADAQALLLEVGFLLPHTAHARMAKVRGLLQRAQIDADEVAMVRGMVRQLRWATDRRTP, from the coding sequence GTGACGGCCCCTGCGCCCGCTCCCTGCCCACCGGTGGTGGTGTTGGTGGAACCTGCTGGGCCTCTGAATGTGGGCAGCGCTGCCCGCCTCTGCGCCAATTTCGGCATCGTCGAGCTGCGCCTGGTGGCGCCCCGCTGCGATCACCTCGGCGATGAAGCCCGCCGCATGGCCGTGCATGCCCAGCCGCTGCTGGAGCGGGCCGTTGTGTTTCCCGCTCTGGCCGCCGCCATCGCCGATTGTCGCCGCGTCGTGGCCGCCAGTGGCCGGCCGGAGGCGGCACCGGTGGCCGTGGTGGACCCGCCCGAGGCTTTTGCCTGGCTGGCGGCGGGTGACGGAGAAGGCGATGGCGACGGGGCCTCAAGTGCGGCCCGCGGCCCCGGCGGCTCCCGTGGTCCCGACAGCCCTGGCCGCCCCCACAGCCCTGCGGATGCCCCTGGCCCGGCGACGGTGCCGAAGGTGGCTGCCCTCGTGTTCGGCCGCGAAGACCGGGGACTGAGCAATGACGAACTCCTGCAGGCCGGACGGGTGCTGCGCATCGCCGCCGATCCCGGCTACAGCTCGCTCAACCTGTCCCATGCGCTGGCCATCGTGTTGCACGAGTGGCACCGGTTCCACGCCCGCCCGCCTGGTCCAGGCCCCGGGCCCATCACGGTGCTGCCCACACCGGCGCGCCGCGCCGATCTGGAGGCTGCGCTGGCTGATGCCCAGGCGCTGCTGCTGGAGGTGGGCTTTCTGCTGCCGCACACGGCCCATGCCCGCATGGCCAAGGTGCGAGGCCTGCTGCAGCGGGCCCAGATCGATGCCGATGAAGTGGCCATGGTGCGCGGCATGGTCCGGCAGCTGCGCTGGGCCACCGATCGCCGGACCCCTTAA
- the ruvC gene encoding crossover junction endodeoxyribonuclease RuvC, giving the protein MRILGIDPGLARVGYGVIESGPPQRMLDCGMIQTLPGRSDGARMVEIARDLRWLVRRWRPELASVEKFFFYRSSTTISVVQARGVVIMTLARLQVPVVEFPPMQVKLALTGSGHAGKEEVLDAVMRELSLDHPPRPDDAADALAVALTGWFQR; this is encoded by the coding sequence ATGCGCATCCTCGGTATCGATCCTGGTCTCGCCCGTGTCGGCTACGGCGTGATCGAGTCCGGCCCGCCCCAGCGGATGCTCGACTGCGGCATGATCCAGACCCTTCCTGGCCGCTCCGATGGCGCGCGGATGGTGGAGATCGCCCGTGACCTGCGCTGGCTGGTGCGGCGCTGGCGCCCGGAGCTGGCGTCGGTGGAGAAATTCTTCTTCTACCGCTCCAGCACCACGATTTCGGTGGTACAGGCCCGGGGCGTGGTGATCATGACCCTGGCGCGGCTGCAGGTGCCGGTGGTGGAGTTTCCGCCGATGCAGGTGAAGCTGGCGCTCACCGGTTCGGGCCATGCCGGCAAGGAGGAGGTGCTCGACGCCGTGATGCGCGAACTGTCGCTGGATCACCCCCCACGCCCCGACGACGCTGCCGATGCCCTGGCTGTGGCGCTCACTGGCTGGTTTCAGCGGTGA
- the hisH gene encoding imidazole glycerol phosphate synthase subunit HisH, with product MSRIGLIDYGMGNLHSVRRAIERLGAEVVPVQDAAAMQACHALILPGVGAFDPAMQRLEQADLIEPLKGWCASGGRLLGICLGLQLLFESSEEGEREGLGLLAGRVRALPRTPDHPIPHMGWAPLMPGAPSPLLPADQPPAWVYFVHSFAADPSEAACITAQVDYGDARVTAAVWQQNVAACQFHPEKSGPVGQRMLRRWLGWVENAAA from the coding sequence ATGAGCCGGATCGGATTGATCGATTACGGCATGGGCAACCTCCATTCCGTGCGCCGCGCGATCGAGCGCCTCGGTGCCGAGGTGGTGCCCGTACAGGACGCTGCCGCGATGCAGGCCTGCCATGCCTTGATCCTGCCGGGCGTTGGCGCGTTCGACCCCGCCATGCAGCGGCTGGAGCAGGCGGATCTGATCGAACCGCTCAAAGGTTGGTGTGCCTCCGGTGGACGCCTGCTGGGGATCTGTCTGGGGCTGCAGTTGCTGTTCGAGAGCAGTGAGGAGGGGGAGCGCGAGGGCCTGGGTCTGCTGGCCGGACGGGTGCGGGCCCTGCCGCGCACGCCCGATCACCCGATTCCTCACATGGGCTGGGCGCCGCTGATGCCGGGCGCGCCATCACCGCTGCTGCCAGCGGACCAGCCGCCTGCCTGGGTCTACTTCGTGCATTCCTTCGCCGCCGATCCCTCGGAGGCCGCCTGCATCACCGCCCAGGTGGACTACGGCGATGCCCGGGTCACGGCCGCGGTCTGGCAGCAGAACGTGGCGGCCTGTCAGTTCCACCCGGAGAAATCCGGGCCGGTGGGTCAGCGTATGTTGCGCCGCTGGCTGGGCTGGGTGGAGAACGCCGCCGCATGA